CGGCCCCGCCGCAGCAAGGCGCATGATACGAACCAGAAAACGAAAGGCCGGTGGGTAGTTTCTTTAAACCCCTTTAAAGTCCATGCCGTACAACCGACCTTCGTTTCTGTGTCAAACGTAGGCAAGCGGCAGACGGTTTCTTTACGGTTTTCCGTAATCGACTGAAAAATAGGGCAGAAAAAGGGGCGTATTCTTACATCAGACCCAACTCTTTGACTCTCAAAACGAGTTGGTTGGAGTTCCGGGCGTCAAAAATGAGTTTAAGCCGAGCGATTTTCTTCTCGACGCTGCTCAGCGACGACGCCGATTCACCTTTGGCTTTCAGTCGGGCGGCGATTTCTTCGTTTTTCAATCCTTCCGCCAGCAGCCGAAGCAGGGTCAGATCGTATTCGGTTACGTCGGTCAACGGCGTTCGCGTCAGCAGATTGGGGAATTGTGACGGCAGGTGGCGCTTCCCTCCCATCACGGTTTCTACGGCGGCCAACAATTCGCGGTTGCTGTCGCGTCCTTTGGTCACATAGCCATCGATGGCATACTTTTCAAAAAGACGGCGAAGGGCCGACAGGCGGTTCTCGACGGAATAGACGACAATGCGTACGTTGATGTTTTTCTCGCGGATGAGGGCCACGAGGTCTTCGCCTCCTTTGAGTTCCGAATCGCCGTTTCCGGGGTCGAATACCAAATCGGTCACGAGTAAATCGAAGGGTGCGCCGTCCATTGCCGCGCGCTGTAGTTTTAAATAGGCTTCCCGACAGTAGGCCACCTGGGTGACGTCTACCTCGCCTAACCGCCGAAAGAGCGTTTCGAGTCCGAGACCAATGCTGTCGATATCTTCTGCTACCAGGATCTTCATACGTTATAACGGAATAGTGAACGAAGCACGGAACCCTTTTCCGTCTTCAAATCCAAAGGTAAAGCGTCCTTTTACGACACGAATACGGTTTTCCACATTGCGCAGTCCATTCGGGCGCCGGGTGCCTTTTTGGGTGCCGTTGTCACCATAGTGTACCGACAGCGACCGGTTCTCTAGTCCGAATCGAAGGGTCACGAGCTGGGCGTCGCTGTGTTTCCGCATGTTGGTCAGCAGTTCCTGTATCACGCGGTAGACGACGATTTGTTTGGCGGCCGACAGGCGGTTCCATGGGACGGCGTCGAATCCGACGATGATCATTTGCGACTGGCCCTGGAACACTTCCATCAACTCGCGTAACTCGCCGGGGAAGCTGTCGCCGGTGGCAATATCGGCATTCGAATGGGCAATGTCGCGCGTACGTCCGTAGACCGTGTCGAGTCCTGAGAGCAGTTTTTCGCGATTGTGGTCGTTCGCCAGGTCGGCGGTCTCGGCGAAGGCCATCATTTTTGACAAATCGCCGGCCACTTCATCGTGCAGGCGGCGTGACAACCGGGTTTCGGCTTGGTAGGCTTCGAGTTGTTTTTGCTTTTTGAAGCGGTAGAAGAGGAAAATACCGACGGTCAGCAGCGACAGGGCAAACGACGCCCAGGCGATGCCGATCCATTTTTGCCGACGTTTTTCCTGCGCGAGTTGCTCGTTCTTTCGTTCGACCCGGGATTTTTCGTAGCGGATATGGGCAAACTCGTTGCGCGCACTACGGCGGAGCCCGCGAATACTGTCGTCTACTTTTGTGAGTGTGCGATAATAGCCCAGCGCTTCGTGGCCCGACGACAGGCGCCCGAGAAAGCGCAGGGCTTCGAGGCGGTCGTCCGGACGTTGCAGGCGGGTGGAAACAGCATAGGCTTTGCG
This genomic interval from Flavobacterium sp. HJ-32-4 contains the following:
- a CDS encoding response regulator, translated to MKILVAEDIDSIGLGLETLFRRLGEVDVTQVAYCREAYLKLQRAAMDGAPFDLLVTDLVFDPGNGDSELKGGEDLVALIREKNINVRIVVYSVENRLSALRRLFEKYAIDGYVTKGRDSNRELLAAVETVMGGKRHLPSQFPNLLTRTPLTDVTEYDLTLLRLLAEGLKNEEIAARLKAKGESASSLSSVEKKIARLKLIFDARNSNQLVLRVKELGLM